Proteins from one Peromyscus eremicus chromosome 8a, PerEre_H2_v1, whole genome shotgun sequence genomic window:
- the Kif1c gene encoding kinesin-like protein KIF1C: MAGASVKVAVRVRPFNARETSQDAKCVVSMQGNTTSIINPKQSKDAPKSFTFDYSYWSHTSVEDPQFASQQQVYRDIGEEMLLHAFEGYNVCIFAYGQTGAGKSYTMMGRQEPGQQGIVPQLCEDLFSRVNVNQNAQLSYSVEVSYMEIYCERVRDLLNPKSRGSLRVREHPILGPYVQDLSKLAVTSYADIADLMDCGNKARTVAATNMNETSSRSHAVFTIVFTQRSHDQLTGLDSEKVSKISLVDLAGSERADSSGARGMRLKEGANINKSLTTLGKVISALADLQSKKRKSDFIPYRDSVLTWLLKENLGGNSRTAMIAALSPADINYEETLSTLRYADRTKQIRCNAVINEDPNARLIRELQEEVARLRELLMAQGLSASALGGLKVEESNPGGALSAASSPPAPASPSSPPPHNGELEPSFSPSAEPQIGPEEAMERLQETEKIIAELNETWEEKLRKTEALRMEREALLAEMGVAVREDGGTVGVFSPKKTPHLVNLNEDPLMSECLLYHIKDGVTRVGQVDVDIKLTGQFIREQHCLFRSIPQPDGEVMVTLEPCEGAETYVNGKLVTEPLVLKSGNRIVMGKNHVFRFNHPEQARLERERGVPPPPGPPSEPVDWNFAQKELLEQQGIDIKLEMEKRLQDLENQYRKEKEEADLLLEQQRLYADSDSGEDSDKRSCEESWRLISSLREQLPPTTVQTIVKRCGLPSSGKRRAPRRVYQIPQRRRLQGKDPRWATMADLKMQAVKEICYEVALADFRHGRAEIEALAALKMRELCRTYGKPEGPGDAWRAVARDVWDTVGEEEGGGGGGGGGEEGARGAEVEDLRAHIDKLTGILQEVKLQNSTKDRELQALRDRMLRMERVIPLTQDLEEDNEDSSMVSWAPAEGSEAVEEAVPNDHSPAVRPTSPPLSSWERVSRLMEEDPAFRRGRLRWLKQEQLRLQGLQGSGGRGGGLRRPPARFVPPHDCKLRFPFKSNPQHRESWPGVGSGEVPAPQPPEEVTAPPAPPARRPPSPRRPHRPRRNSLDGGSRSRGGGSTQPESQHFQPKKHNYYPQQPQPYPAQRPGPRYPPYTTPPRMRRQRSAPDLKESGAAV; encoded by the exons ATGGCTGGTGCCTCGGTCAAAGTGGCCGTAAGGGTTCGGCCCTTCAATGCCCGTGAGACCAGCCAGGATGCCAAGTGTGTGGTCAGCATGCAGGGCAACACCACCT ccatcatcaaTCCCAAACAGAGCAAGGATGCCCCCAAAAGCTTCACCTTCGACTATTCTTATTGGTCACATACTTCG GTGGAGGACCCGCAGTTTGCGTCTCAACAGCAGGTGTATCGAGACATTGGGGAAGAGATGTTGCTGCACGCCTTCGAAGGCTACAATGTGTGCATCTTTGCCTATGGGCAGACGGGGGCTGGGAAGTCTTACACCATGATGGGGCGGCAGGAACCGGGGCAGCAGGGCATTGTGCCTCAG CTCTGCGAGGACCTCTTCTCTCGTGTTAATGTGAACCAGAACGCTCAGCTTTCCTATTCTGTGGAG GTGAGCTATATGGAGATCTATTGCGAGCGAGTACGAGACCTCTTGAACCCCAAGAGTCGGGGCTCTCTGCGTGTCCGGGAGCACCCCATACTGGGCCCCTATGTGCAAGACCTGTCTAAACTGGCTGTGACTTCCTATGCAGACATTGCCGACCTCATGGACTGTGGAAATAAGGCGCG aaCGGTGGCTGCCACCAACATGAACGAGACCAGCAGCCGTTCCCATGCTGTCTTCACTATCGTCTTTACGCAGCGTTCCCACGACCAGCTTACTGGCCTGGATTCAGAAAAG GTCAGTAAGATCAGCTTGGTGGACCTCGCTGGGAGTGAGCGGGCTGACTCCTCAGGGGCCCGGGGTATGCGTCTAAAG GAAGGCGCCAACATCAATAAGTCTCTGACTACTCTAGGGAAGGTGATCTCAGCCCTGGCAGATTTG CAATCAAAGAAGCGGAAGTCAGACTTCATCCCTTATAGAGACTCTGTGCTCACCTGGCTGCTCAAGGAGAATTTGG GTGGGAACTCACGCACAGCAATGATTGCAGCCCTGAGTCCCGCTGACATCAATTATGAGGAGACACTCAGCACGCTCAG GTATGCAGACCGTACCAAGCAGATCCGATGCAATGCTGTCATCAATGAGGACCCCAATGCCCGGCTTATCCGAGAGCTGCAGGAGGAGGTGGCGCGTTTGCGGGAGCTGCTGATGGCTCAGGGACTCTCGGCCTCTGCTCTAGGAG GTCTGAAGGTGGAAGAGAGCAATCCTGGAGGTGCTCTGTCGGCTGCATCATCTCCCCCCGCCCCAGCTTCACCCTCGTCTCCTCCTCCACACAATGGGGAGCTGGAGCCCTCCTTCTCCCCCAGTGCTGAGCCCCAGATTGGGCCTGAGGAGGCCATGGAGAGGCTACAG GAGACGGAGAAGATTATTGCCGAGCTGAATGAGACTTGGGAGGAGAAGCTTCGTAAGACAGAAGCCCTGAGAATGGAGAG AGAAGCGTTGCTGGCTGAGATGGGCGTGGCTGTCCGGGAGGATGGTGGTACTGTGGGTGTCTTCTCTCCAAAAAAG ACTCCCCACCTGGTAAATCTGAATGAGGACCCCTTGATGTCTGAGTGTCTTCTCTACCACATCAAAGATGGCGTCACCAG GGTGGGCCAGGTAGATGTGGACATCAAGTTGACTGGACAGTTCATCCGGGAGCAACACTGTCTCTTCCGCAGCATCCCCCAGCCTGACGGAGAAG TGATGGTCACATTGGAGCCTTGTGAAGGAGCTGAGACCTATGTCAATGGGAAGCTTGTGACGGAGCCGCTGGTGCTGAAGTCAG GAAACAGGATTGTAATGGGCAAGAACCACGTTTTCCGCTTCAATCACCCGGAGCAAGCACGGCTTGAACGAGAACGAggggtccccccacccccaggacctCCCTCCGAGCCCGTGGACTGGAACTTTGCTCAGAAGGAGCTGCTGGAGCAGCAAGGCATAGATATCAAgctggagatggagaagag GCTGCAGGACCTGGAGAATCAATAccggaaagagaaggaagaggctgaCCTTCTGCTGGAGCAGCAGCGGCTG TATGCGGACTCTGACAGTGGGGAAGACTCTGACAAGCGCTCTTGTGAGGAGAGCTGGCGGCTGATCTCCTCCTTGCGAGAGCAGCTGCCCCCTACCACAGTCCAGACCATTGTCAAGCGCTGTGGCCTGCCCAGCAGTGGCAAGCGCAGGGCCCCTCGCAGAGTCTATCAGATCCCTCAGCGGAGGCGGCTGCAGGGCAAAGACCCCCGATGGGCCACCATGGCCGACCTGAAGATGCAGGCCGTCAAGGAGATATGCTACGAGGTGGCCCTGGCCGACTTCCGTCACGGACGAGCAGAGATCGAGGCCCTGGCTGCCCTCAAGATGAGGGAGCTGTGTCGCACCTATGGCAAGCCCGAGGGCCCCGGTGATGCCTGGAGAGCCGTGGCCAGGGACGTGTGGGACACTGTGGGTGAAGaggaaggaggtggaggtggtggaggtggcggTGAGGAAGGGGCCCGTGGGGCAGAGGTGGAAGACCTCCGGGCTCACATCGACAAGCTGACAGGAATTCTTCAGGAAGTAAAGCTGCAGAACAGCACCAAGGACCGCGAGCTGCAGGCCCTACGGGACCGGATGCTCCGCATGGAGAGGGTCATCCCCCTGACACAG GATCTTGAGGAGGATAATGAAGACTCTAGTATGGTCTCCTGGGCCCCCGCAGAAGGGTCAGAGGCTGTAGAGGAGGCAGTGCCCAATGACCACTCACCAGCTGTCCGGCCCACTTCACCACCCCTGTCCAGCTGGGAACGGGTGTCCAGGCTGATGGAGGAGGATCCTGCCTTCCGCCGTGGCCGCCTTCGCTGGCTCAAGCAGGAGCAGCTTCGGCTGCAGGGACTGCAGGGCTCCGGGGGCCGGGGTGGAGGGCTGCGCAGACCTCCGGCCCGCTTTGTGCCCCCCCACGACTGCAAGCTGCGCTTCCCCTTCAAGAGCAACCCTCAACACAGGGAGTCCTGGCCGGGAGTGGGGAGTGGAGAGGTCCCAGCTCCCCAGCCCCCTGAAGAGGTCACTGCGCCCCCAGCCCCCCCTGCCCGCAGGCCTCCAAGTCCCCGGAGGCCCCACCGCCCTCGCAGGAATTCTTTAGATGGAGGGAGCCGATCTAGGGGAGGGGGTTCTACACAGCCGGAATCCCAGCACTTCCAGCCCAAAAAGCACAACTATTATCCCCAGCAGCCCCAACCTTACCCAGCCCAGCGGCCGGGGCCCCGCTACCCACCGTACACCACCCCTCCACGAATGAGACGGCAGCGCTCAGCCCCTGACCTCAAAGAGAGTGGAGCAGCTGTGTGA